In a single window of the Pseudorca crassidens isolate mPseCra1 chromosome 9, mPseCra1.hap1, whole genome shotgun sequence genome:
- the MADD gene encoding MAP kinase-activating death domain protein isoform X46, with product MVQKKKSCPRLLDYLVIVGARHPSSDSVAQTPELLRRYPLEDHAEFPLPPDVVFFCQPEGCLSVRQRRMSLREDTSFVFTLTDKDTGVTRYGICVNFYRSFQKRVPKEKGEAGAGSRGKEGPHATCISEEVGTESLESGPSLQPPSADSTPDVNQSPRGKHRAKAESRSRNSTLTSLCVLSHYPFFSTFRECLYTLKRLVDCCSERLLGKKLGIPRGIQRDTMWRIFTGSLLVEEKSSALLHDLREIEAWIYRLLHSPVPVSGQKRVDIEVLPQELQQALTFALPDPSRFTLVDFPLHLPLELLGVDACLQVLTCILLEHKVVLQSRDYNALSMSVMAFVAMIYPLEYMFPVIPLLPTCMASAEQLLLAPTPYIIGVPASFFLYKLDFKMPDDVWLVDLDSSRVIAPTNAEVLPILPEPESLELKKHLKQALASMSLNTQPILNLEKFHEGQEIPLLLGRPSNDLQSTPSTEFNPLIYGNDVDSVDVATRVAMVRFFNSPNVLQGFQMHTRTLRLFPRPVVAFQAGSFLASRPRQTPFAEKLARTQAVEYFGEWILNPTNYAFQRIHNNTFDPALIGDKPKWYTHQLQPVHYRVYDSSSHLAEALSVPPEHDSDSDPTDDSGSDSMDYDDSSSSYSSLGDFVSEMMKCDINGDTPNVDPLTHAALGDASEVAIDELQSQKEAEEPGPDSENSQENPPLRSSSSTTASSSPSTVIHGTSSEPADSTEMDDKAAVGVSRSLPSVPPSIGKANVDRRQTETGEGAQKLLRPNSLKLASDSDAESDSRASSPTSTVSNNSTEGFGGIMSFASSLYRNHSTSFSLSNLTLPTKGAREKTTPFPSLKGNRRALVDQKSSVIKHSPTVKREPPSPQGRSSNSSENQQFLKEVVHSVLDGQGVGWLNTKKVRRLLESEQLRVFVLSKLSRTVQSEDEAQQDIIPDVEIGRKVYKGMLDLLKCTVLSLEQSYAHAGLGGMASIFALLEIAQTHYYSKEPDKRKRSPTESVNTPIGKDPGLAWRGDPKAMAQLRVPQLGPRAPSASGKSPKELDTRSLKEENFVASIELWNKHQEVKKQKALETQRPEVIKPTFDLGETEEKKSQVSADSGVSLTSGPQRTDPDSVLGVSPAVMIRSSSQDSEVSNSSGETLGADSDLSSNAGDGPGGEGSTHLAGSRGTLSDSEIETNSATSAIFGKAHSLKPSVKEKLVGSPVRFSEDVSQRVYLYEGLLGRDKGSMWDQLEDAAMETFSISKERSTLWDQMQFWEDAFLDAVMLEREGMGMDQGPQEMIDRYLSLGEHDRKRLEDDEDRLLATLLHNLISYMLLMKVNKNDIRKKVRRLMGKSHIGLVYSQQINEVLDQLANLNGRDLSIRSSGSRHMKKQTFVVHAGTDTNGDIFFMEVCDDCVVLRSNIGTVYERWWYEKLINMTYCPKTKVLCLWRRNGSETQLNKFYTKKCRELYYCVKDSMERAAARQQSIKPGPELGGEFPVQDMKTGEGGLLQVTLEGINLKFMHNQFLKLKKW from the exons ATGGTGCAAAAGAAGAAGTCCTGTCCTCGGTTACTTGACTACCTAGTGATCGTAGGGGCCAG GCACCCGAGCAGTGATAGCGTggcccagactccagaactgctACGGCGATACCCATTAGAGGATCACGCCGAATTTCCCCTGCCCCCGGATGTCGTGTTCTTCTGCCAGCCGGAGGGCTGCCTGAGTGTGCGACAACGGCGCATGAGCCTGCGCGAGGACACCTCTTTTGTCTTCACTCTCACCGACAAGGACACCGGAGTCACGCGTTATGGCATCTGTGTTAACTTCTACCGCTCCTTCCAAAAGCGCGTGCCTAAGGAAAAGGGGGAGGCCGGGGCAGGGTCCCGTGGGAAGGAAGGACCCCATGCCACCTGCATCTCAGAAGAGGTTGGCACCGAGAGCTTGGAGAGTGGCCCGTCCCTGCAGCCTCCCAGTGCCGACTCTACCCCGGATGTGAACCAGTCTCCTCGGGGCAAACACCGGGCCAAGGCGGAGAGCCGTTCCCGCAACAGCACTCTGACGTCCCTGTGTGTGCTCAGCCATTACCCCTTCTTCTCCACCTTCCGGGAGTGTCTGTACACCCTCAAACGCCTGGTGGACTGCTGTAGTGAGCGACTGCTGGGCAAGAAACTGGGCATCCCTCGAGGCATACAAAG GGACACCATGTGGCGCATCTTTACTGGGTCGTTGTTAGTGGAGGAGAAGTCAAGTGCCCTTCTGCACGACCTTCGAGAGATTGAGGCCTGGATCTATCGATTGCTGCACTCCCCAGTACCCGTCTCAGGGCAGAAGCGAGTGGACATTGAGGTCCTGCCCCAGGAGCTCCAGCAAGCTCTGACGTTTGCGCTTCCAGACCCCTCTCGATTCACCCTAGTGGATTTCCCACTGCACCTTCCCTTGGAACTTCTGGGTGTGGATGCCTGTCTTCAGGTGCTAACCTGCATCCTGTTAGAGCACAAG GTGGTGCTGCAGTCCCGAGACTACAACGCACTCTCCATGTCTGTGATGGCATTTGTGGCAATGATTTATCCCTTGGAGTATATGTTTCCTGTTATTCCACTGCTGCCCACCTGCATGGCGTCTGCAGAACAG CTGCTGTTGGCTCCGACGCCGTACATCATCGGCGTCCCTGCCAGCTTCTTCCTCTACAAACTGGACTTCAAAATGCCTGACGACGTGTGGCTAGTGGATCTGGACAGCAGTAGG GTGATTGCCCCCACCAATGCAGAAGTGCTACCTATCCTTCCAGAACCAGAATCACTAGAgttgaaaaaacatttaaaacag GCCCTCGCCAGCATGAGTCTCAACACCCAGCCCATCCTCAATCTGGAGAAATTCCACGAAGGCCAGGAGATCCCTCTTCTCTTGGGAAGGCCTTCTAATGACCTGCAGTCTACACCTTCCACTGAATTCAACCCACTCATCTATGGCAACGACGTGGATTCTGTGGATGTCGCAACCAG AGTGGCCATGGTCCGTTTCTTCAACTCCCCCAACGTGCTGCAGGGCTTTCAGATGCACACGCGTACCCTGCGTCTCTTCCCCCGGCCCGTGGTGGCTTTCCAAGCTGGCTCCTTTCTAGCCTCACGTCCCCGGCAGACTCCTTTTGCTGAGAAACTGGCCAGGACTCAGGCTGTGGAGTACTTTGGAGAATGGATCCTCAACCCCACCAACTATGCCTTTCAGCGGATTCACAACA ACACATTCGATCCAGCCCTGATAGGCGACAAGCCGAAGTGGTACACCCACCAGCTGCAGCCTGTCCACTATCGAGTGTATGACAGCAGTTCCCACCTGGCCGAGGCGCTGAGCGTGCCGCCGGAGCACGACTCTGACTCTGACCCTACTGATGACAG CGGCAGTGATAGTATGGATTATGATGACTCAAGCTCTTCTTACTCTTCCCTTGGTGACTTTGTCAGTGAGATGATGAAATGTGACATCAATGGTGATACTCCTA ACGTGGATCCTCTGACACACGCGGCACTGGGGGATGCCAGTGAGGTAGCTATTGATGAGCTGCAGAGccagaaggaagcagaggaaCCTGGCCCAGACAGCGAGAACTCTCAGGAAAACCCCCCTCTGCGTTCCAGCTCCAGCACCACCGCCAGCAGTAGCCCCAGCACCGTTATCCATGGAACCAGTTCT GAACCTGCCGACTCAACGGAGATGGATGATAAGGCAGCGGTAGGCGTCTCCAGGTCCCTCCCCAGCGTGCCTCCCAGCATTGGCAAAGCGAACGTGGACAGGCGTCAGACAGAAACTGGAGAGGG GGCTCAAAAGCTGCTGCGGCCCAACAGCTTGAAACTGGCAAGTGACTCAGATGCAGAGTCAGACTCTCGAGCGAGCTCGCCCACCTCCACCGTCTCCAACAACAGCACTGAGGGCTTCGGGGGCATCATGTCTTTTGCCA GCAGTCTGTATCGGAACCACAGTACGAGCTTCAGTCTTTCAAATCTCACACTGCCTACCAAAGGAGCGCGAGAGAAAACCACGCCCTTCCCCAGTCTGAAAG GAAACAGGAGGGCCTTAGTGGACCAGAAGTCATCGGTCATTAAACACAGCCCAACAGTGAAAAGAGAGCCTCCGTCACCCCAGGGTCGATCCAGCAATTCTAg TGAGAACCAGCAGTTCCTGAAGGAGGTGGTGCACAGCGTGCTGGATGGCCAGGGAGTTGGCTGGCTCAACACGAAGAAGGTGCGACGGCTGCTGGAGAGCGAGCAGCTTAGAGTCTTTGTCCTGAGCAAGCTGAGCCGCACGGTGCAGTCAGAGGACGAGGCCCAGCAGGACATCATCCCAGATGTG GAGATCGGTCGGAAGGTGTACAAGGGCATGTTAGACCTGCTCAAGTGCACGGTCCTCAGTCTGGAGCAGTCCTACGCCCACGCAGGTCTGGGTGGCATGGCCAGCATCTTTGCGCTTCTGGAGATCGCCCAGACCCACTACTATAGTAAAG AACCAGACAAGCGGAAGAGAAGTCCAACAGAGAGCGTAAATACACCAATTGGCAAGGATCCTGGCCTGGCTTGGCGGGGGGACCCAAAGGCCATGGCACAGCTGAGAGTCCCCCAGCTGGGACCTCGGGCACCAAGTGCCTCAGGAAAGAGTCCCAAGGAACTGGACACCAGAAGTCTAAAGGAGGAGAACTTTGTAGCATCTATCG AATTGTGGAACAAGCACCAGgaagtgaaaaagcaaaaagcTTTGGAAACACAGA GGCCTGAAGTAATCAAACCCACCTTTGACCTTGGTGAGACAGAGGAGAAGAAGTCCCAAGTCAGCGCAGACAGTGGTGTGAGCCTGACGTCTGGTCCCCAG AGGACTGATCCAGATTCTGTCCTTGGTGTGAGTCCAGCCGTTATGATCCGAAGCTCGAGTCAGGACTCCGAA gtGAGTAATAGCTCTGGAGAGACCCTTGGAGCGGACAGTGACCTGAGCAGCAATGCAGGTGATGGACCAGGCGGTGAGGGCAGCACCCACTTGGCAGGCTCTAGAGGCACGTTGTCTGATAGTGAAATTGAAACCAACTCTGCCACCAGTGCCATCTTT GGTAAAGCCCACAGCTTGAAGCCAAGTGTAAAGGAGAAGCTGGTGGGCAGCCCAGTTCGCTTTTCTGAAGATGTAAGCCAGCGAGTCTATCTCTACGAGGGACTCCTAG GAAGGGACAAAGGATCGATGTGGGACCAGTTAGAGGATGCCGCTATGGAGACCTTTTCTATAA GCAAAGAGCGTTCTACTTTATGGGACCAAATGCAGTTCTGGGAAGATGCATTCTTAGATGCTGTGATGTTGGAGAGAGAAGGGATGGGTATGGACCAGGGTCCCCAGGAAATGATAGACAG GTACCTGTCCCTAGGAGAACATGACCGGAAGCGCCTAGAGGATGATGAAGATCGTTTGCTGGCCACGCTCTTGCACAACCTCATCTCCTACATGCTGCTGATGAAG GTAAATAAGAATGATATCCGGAAGAAGGTGAGGCGCCTGATGGGAAAGTCGCATATTGGGCTTGTGTACAGCCAGCAAATCAACGAAGTGCTTGACCAGCTGGCAAACCTG AATGGACGAGATCTCTCTATCCGGTCCAGTGGCAGCCGGCACATGAAGAAGCAGACATTTGTGGTACATGCGGGGACAGACACAAATGGAGATATCTTTTTCATGGAG
- the MADD gene encoding MAP kinase-activating death domain protein isoform X48: MVQKKKSCPRLLDYLVIVGARHPSSDSVAQTPELLRRYPLEDHAEFPLPPDVVFFCQPEGCLSVRQRRMSLREDTSFVFTLTDKDTGVTRYGICVNFYRSFQKRVPKEKGEAGAGSRGKEGPHATCISEEVGTESLESGPSLQPPSADSTPDVNQSPRGKHRAKAESRSRNSTLTSLCVLSHYPFFSTFRECLYTLKRLVDCCSERLLGKKLGIPRGIQRDTMWRIFTGSLLVEEKSSALLHDLREIEAWIYRLLHSPVPVSGQKRVDIEVLPQELQQALTFALPDPSRFTLVDFPLHLPLELLGVDACLQVLTCILLEHKVVLQSRDYNALSMSVMAFVAMIYPLEYMFPVIPLLPTCMASAEQLLLAPTPYIIGVPASFFLYKLDFKMPDDVWLVDLDSSRVIAPTNAEVLPILPEPESLELKKHLKQALASMSLNTQPILNLEKFHEGQEIPLLLGRPSNDLQSTPSTEFNPLIYGNDVDSVDVATRVAMVRFFNSPNVLQGFQMHTRTLRLFPRPVVAFQAGSFLASRPRQTPFAEKLARTQAVEYFGEWILNPTNYAFQRIHNNTFDPALIGDKPKWYTHQLQPVHYRVYDSSSHLAEALSVPPEHDSDSDPTDDSGSDSMDYDDSSSSYSSLGDFVSEMMKCDINGDTPNVDPLTHAALGDASEVAIDELQSQKEAEEPGPDSENSQENPPLRSSSSTTASSSPSTVIHGTSSEPADSTEMDDKAAVGVSRSLPSVPPSIGKANVDRRQTETGEGAQKLLRPNSLKLASDSDAESDSRASSPTSTVSNNSTEGFGGIMSFASSLYRNHSTSFSLSNLTLPTKGAREKTTPFPSLKGNRRALVDQKSSVIKHSPTVKREPPSPQGRSSNSSENQQFLKEVVHSVLDGQGVGWLNTKKVRRLLESEQLRVFVLSKLSRTVQSEDEAQQDIIPDVEIGRKVYKGMLDLLKCTVLSLEQSYAHAGLGGMASIFALLEIAQTHYYSKEPDKRKRSPTESVNTPIGKDPGLAWRGDPKAMAQLRVPQLGPRAPSASGKSPKELDTRSLKEENFVASIGPEVIKPTFDLGETEEKKSQVSADSGVSLTSGPQRTDPDSVLGVSPAVMIRSSSQDSEVSTVSNSSGETLGADSDLSSNAGDGPGGEGSTHLAGSRGTLSDSEIETNSATSAIFGKAHSLKPSVKEKLVGSPVRFSEDVSQRVYLYEGLLGRDKGSMWDQLEDAAMETFSISKERSTLWDQMQFWEDAFLDAVMLEREGMGMDQGPQEMIDRYLSLGEHDRKRLEDDEDRLLATLLHNLISYMLLMKVNKNDIRKKVRRLMGKSHIGLVYSQQINEVLDQLANLNGRDLSIRSSGSRHMKKQTFVVHAGTDTNGDIFFMEVCDDCVVLRSNIGTVYERWWYEKLINMTYCPKTKVLCLWRRNGSETQLNKFYTKKCRELYYCVKDSMERAAARQQSIKPGPELGGEFPVQDMKTGEGGLLQVTLEGINLKFMHNQFLKLKKW; the protein is encoded by the exons ATGGTGCAAAAGAAGAAGTCCTGTCCTCGGTTACTTGACTACCTAGTGATCGTAGGGGCCAG GCACCCGAGCAGTGATAGCGTggcccagactccagaactgctACGGCGATACCCATTAGAGGATCACGCCGAATTTCCCCTGCCCCCGGATGTCGTGTTCTTCTGCCAGCCGGAGGGCTGCCTGAGTGTGCGACAACGGCGCATGAGCCTGCGCGAGGACACCTCTTTTGTCTTCACTCTCACCGACAAGGACACCGGAGTCACGCGTTATGGCATCTGTGTTAACTTCTACCGCTCCTTCCAAAAGCGCGTGCCTAAGGAAAAGGGGGAGGCCGGGGCAGGGTCCCGTGGGAAGGAAGGACCCCATGCCACCTGCATCTCAGAAGAGGTTGGCACCGAGAGCTTGGAGAGTGGCCCGTCCCTGCAGCCTCCCAGTGCCGACTCTACCCCGGATGTGAACCAGTCTCCTCGGGGCAAACACCGGGCCAAGGCGGAGAGCCGTTCCCGCAACAGCACTCTGACGTCCCTGTGTGTGCTCAGCCATTACCCCTTCTTCTCCACCTTCCGGGAGTGTCTGTACACCCTCAAACGCCTGGTGGACTGCTGTAGTGAGCGACTGCTGGGCAAGAAACTGGGCATCCCTCGAGGCATACAAAG GGACACCATGTGGCGCATCTTTACTGGGTCGTTGTTAGTGGAGGAGAAGTCAAGTGCCCTTCTGCACGACCTTCGAGAGATTGAGGCCTGGATCTATCGATTGCTGCACTCCCCAGTACCCGTCTCAGGGCAGAAGCGAGTGGACATTGAGGTCCTGCCCCAGGAGCTCCAGCAAGCTCTGACGTTTGCGCTTCCAGACCCCTCTCGATTCACCCTAGTGGATTTCCCACTGCACCTTCCCTTGGAACTTCTGGGTGTGGATGCCTGTCTTCAGGTGCTAACCTGCATCCTGTTAGAGCACAAG GTGGTGCTGCAGTCCCGAGACTACAACGCACTCTCCATGTCTGTGATGGCATTTGTGGCAATGATTTATCCCTTGGAGTATATGTTTCCTGTTATTCCACTGCTGCCCACCTGCATGGCGTCTGCAGAACAG CTGCTGTTGGCTCCGACGCCGTACATCATCGGCGTCCCTGCCAGCTTCTTCCTCTACAAACTGGACTTCAAAATGCCTGACGACGTGTGGCTAGTGGATCTGGACAGCAGTAGG GTGATTGCCCCCACCAATGCAGAAGTGCTACCTATCCTTCCAGAACCAGAATCACTAGAgttgaaaaaacatttaaaacag GCCCTCGCCAGCATGAGTCTCAACACCCAGCCCATCCTCAATCTGGAGAAATTCCACGAAGGCCAGGAGATCCCTCTTCTCTTGGGAAGGCCTTCTAATGACCTGCAGTCTACACCTTCCACTGAATTCAACCCACTCATCTATGGCAACGACGTGGATTCTGTGGATGTCGCAACCAG AGTGGCCATGGTCCGTTTCTTCAACTCCCCCAACGTGCTGCAGGGCTTTCAGATGCACACGCGTACCCTGCGTCTCTTCCCCCGGCCCGTGGTGGCTTTCCAAGCTGGCTCCTTTCTAGCCTCACGTCCCCGGCAGACTCCTTTTGCTGAGAAACTGGCCAGGACTCAGGCTGTGGAGTACTTTGGAGAATGGATCCTCAACCCCACCAACTATGCCTTTCAGCGGATTCACAACA ACACATTCGATCCAGCCCTGATAGGCGACAAGCCGAAGTGGTACACCCACCAGCTGCAGCCTGTCCACTATCGAGTGTATGACAGCAGTTCCCACCTGGCCGAGGCGCTGAGCGTGCCGCCGGAGCACGACTCTGACTCTGACCCTACTGATGACAG CGGCAGTGATAGTATGGATTATGATGACTCAAGCTCTTCTTACTCTTCCCTTGGTGACTTTGTCAGTGAGATGATGAAATGTGACATCAATGGTGATACTCCTA ACGTGGATCCTCTGACACACGCGGCACTGGGGGATGCCAGTGAGGTAGCTATTGATGAGCTGCAGAGccagaaggaagcagaggaaCCTGGCCCAGACAGCGAGAACTCTCAGGAAAACCCCCCTCTGCGTTCCAGCTCCAGCACCACCGCCAGCAGTAGCCCCAGCACCGTTATCCATGGAACCAGTTCT GAACCTGCCGACTCAACGGAGATGGATGATAAGGCAGCGGTAGGCGTCTCCAGGTCCCTCCCCAGCGTGCCTCCCAGCATTGGCAAAGCGAACGTGGACAGGCGTCAGACAGAAACTGGAGAGGG GGCTCAAAAGCTGCTGCGGCCCAACAGCTTGAAACTGGCAAGTGACTCAGATGCAGAGTCAGACTCTCGAGCGAGCTCGCCCACCTCCACCGTCTCCAACAACAGCACTGAGGGCTTCGGGGGCATCATGTCTTTTGCCA GCAGTCTGTATCGGAACCACAGTACGAGCTTCAGTCTTTCAAATCTCACACTGCCTACCAAAGGAGCGCGAGAGAAAACCACGCCCTTCCCCAGTCTGAAAG GAAACAGGAGGGCCTTAGTGGACCAGAAGTCATCGGTCATTAAACACAGCCCAACAGTGAAAAGAGAGCCTCCGTCACCCCAGGGTCGATCCAGCAATTCTAg TGAGAACCAGCAGTTCCTGAAGGAGGTGGTGCACAGCGTGCTGGATGGCCAGGGAGTTGGCTGGCTCAACACGAAGAAGGTGCGACGGCTGCTGGAGAGCGAGCAGCTTAGAGTCTTTGTCCTGAGCAAGCTGAGCCGCACGGTGCAGTCAGAGGACGAGGCCCAGCAGGACATCATCCCAGATGTG GAGATCGGTCGGAAGGTGTACAAGGGCATGTTAGACCTGCTCAAGTGCACGGTCCTCAGTCTGGAGCAGTCCTACGCCCACGCAGGTCTGGGTGGCATGGCCAGCATCTTTGCGCTTCTGGAGATCGCCCAGACCCACTACTATAGTAAAG AACCAGACAAGCGGAAGAGAAGTCCAACAGAGAGCGTAAATACACCAATTGGCAAGGATCCTGGCCTGGCTTGGCGGGGGGACCCAAAGGCCATGGCACAGCTGAGAGTCCCCCAGCTGGGACCTCGGGCACCAAGTGCCTCAGGAAAGAGTCCCAAGGAACTGGACACCAGAAGTCTAAAGGAGGAGAACTTTGTAGCATCTATCG GGCCTGAAGTAATCAAACCCACCTTTGACCTTGGTGAGACAGAGGAGAAGAAGTCCCAAGTCAGCGCAGACAGTGGTGTGAGCCTGACGTCTGGTCCCCAG AGGACTGATCCAGATTCTGTCCTTGGTGTGAGTCCAGCCGTTATGATCCGAAGCTCGAGTCAGGACTCCGAAGTTAGCACC gtGAGTAATAGCTCTGGAGAGACCCTTGGAGCGGACAGTGACCTGAGCAGCAATGCAGGTGATGGACCAGGCGGTGAGGGCAGCACCCACTTGGCAGGCTCTAGAGGCACGTTGTCTGATAGTGAAATTGAAACCAACTCTGCCACCAGTGCCATCTTT GGTAAAGCCCACAGCTTGAAGCCAAGTGTAAAGGAGAAGCTGGTGGGCAGCCCAGTTCGCTTTTCTGAAGATGTAAGCCAGCGAGTCTATCTCTACGAGGGACTCCTAG GAAGGGACAAAGGATCGATGTGGGACCAGTTAGAGGATGCCGCTATGGAGACCTTTTCTATAA GCAAAGAGCGTTCTACTTTATGGGACCAAATGCAGTTCTGGGAAGATGCATTCTTAGATGCTGTGATGTTGGAGAGAGAAGGGATGGGTATGGACCAGGGTCCCCAGGAAATGATAGACAG GTACCTGTCCCTAGGAGAACATGACCGGAAGCGCCTAGAGGATGATGAAGATCGTTTGCTGGCCACGCTCTTGCACAACCTCATCTCCTACATGCTGCTGATGAAG GTAAATAAGAATGATATCCGGAAGAAGGTGAGGCGCCTGATGGGAAAGTCGCATATTGGGCTTGTGTACAGCCAGCAAATCAACGAAGTGCTTGACCAGCTGGCAAACCTG AATGGACGAGATCTCTCTATCCGGTCCAGTGGCAGCCGGCACATGAAGAAGCAGACATTTGTGGTACATGCGGGGACAGACACAAATGGAGATATCTTTTTCATGGAG